Proteins co-encoded in one Acinetobacter lwoffii genomic window:
- the purN gene encoding phosphoribosylglycinamide formyltransferase, which produces MTKIAVLVSGSGSNLQALMDTNLSGKIVGVISNKPEAFALTRAQHAGIQTAVIEHKQYPNREAFDDVMHQQLLDWDVDLVVLAGFMRILSEKFVKAWEGKMLNIHPSLLPNYKGMHTHQRVLNTGDVLHGCTVHYVTAELDAGQALAQGVLKVSHHDTVESLATRVHSLEHVIYPQVVEWICSGTIQHTKDGVLYRNEKMQAPVQFCKF; this is translated from the coding sequence ATGACTAAAATTGCTGTACTTGTTTCAGGAAGTGGATCAAATCTGCAAGCCTTGATGGATACCAATCTTTCGGGGAAAATTGTGGGCGTGATTTCCAACAAACCTGAAGCCTTTGCTTTAACGCGTGCACAACACGCAGGCATACAAACTGCAGTTATTGAACACAAGCAATATCCAAACCGTGAGGCTTTTGATGATGTGATGCATCAACAGCTTTTGGACTGGGATGTGGATCTGGTGGTACTTGCCGGCTTTATGCGAATTTTAAGTGAAAAATTTGTGAAAGCCTGGGAAGGGAAAATGCTGAATATTCACCCTTCCCTGTTGCCTAATTATAAAGGCATGCATACGCATCAGCGTGTACTCAATACCGGTGATGTTCTGCACGGTTGTACGGTGCATTATGTTACGGCTGAACTGGATGCAGGCCAAGCGCTTGCCCAAGGTGTTCTCAAGGTTTCTCATCACGATACGGTAGAAAGTTTGGCAACACGTGTGCATAGCCTCGAGCATGTGATCTATCCACAAGTCGTAGAATGGATTTGTAGCGGAACGATTCAACATACTAAAGATGGTGTGTTATATCGAAATGAGAAAATGCAAGCGCCTGTTCAATTCTGCAAGTTTTAA
- the purM gene encoding phosphoribosylformylglycinamidine cyclo-ligase — protein sequence MSNSTSTPNTGLSYKDAGVDIEAGDALVDRIKSVAKRTSRPEVMGGLGGFGALCKIPKGYEEPVLVSGTDGVGTKLRLALNLNRHDTIGQDLVAMCVNDLLVCGAEPLFFLDYYATGHLNVDVAANVVTGIGAGCELAGCALVGGETAEMPGMYEGEDYDLAGFCVGVVEQSKIIDGSKVKAGDVLIGVASSGAHSNGYSLLRKILDVKNVDLNQIVDGRPLADVAMEPTRIYVKPILELLKHVDVHAMAHITGGGLPGNLPRVLPNGAQALVNESSWEWPELFKLLQREGGVEQFEMYRTFNCGVGMVLVVDAADADKSVELLNQLGEKAWAMGQIQDHAESVAGADEKIRVIFA from the coding sequence ATGAGCAACTCAACTTCTACCCCAAACACTGGTTTAAGCTACAAAGATGCAGGTGTCGACATTGAGGCGGGCGACGCGTTAGTCGATCGTATCAAATCTGTCGCTAAGCGTACCTCACGTCCCGAAGTTATGGGCGGTCTAGGTGGCTTTGGTGCACTTTGTAAAATTCCTAAAGGTTATGAAGAACCTGTTCTCGTATCTGGCACAGATGGTGTTGGTACAAAATTACGTCTGGCACTGAATTTGAACCGTCATGACACAATTGGTCAAGACCTGGTTGCAATGTGCGTGAATGACCTTCTTGTCTGTGGTGCTGAGCCACTGTTCTTCCTTGATTATTATGCAACTGGTCACTTAAATGTTGATGTTGCTGCAAATGTAGTCACTGGTATTGGCGCTGGTTGTGAACTTGCTGGCTGTGCATTAGTTGGCGGTGAAACTGCTGAAATGCCAGGCATGTATGAAGGCGAAGATTACGATCTTGCAGGTTTCTGTGTCGGTGTTGTTGAGCAAAGTAAAATTATTGATGGCTCTAAAGTCAAAGCGGGTGACGTTTTAATTGGTGTAGCTTCTTCAGGTGCGCACTCAAACGGCTACTCACTGCTTCGTAAAATCCTGGACGTGAAAAACGTTGACCTGAATCAAATCGTCGATGGCCGCCCACTTGCAGATGTTGCAATGGAACCAACACGCATTTATGTAAAACCAATTCTTGAACTGTTAAAACACGTTGATGTCCATGCGATGGCACACATCACCGGTGGTGGTTTACCAGGTAACTTGCCTCGCGTACTTCCAAACGGTGCTCAAGCGCTGGTAAATGAATCTTCTTGGGAATGGCCTGAGCTATTCAAGCTTCTACAACGTGAAGGCGGCGTAGAACAGTTTGAAATGTACCGTACTTTCAACTGTGGCGTCGGCATGGTGCTGGTTGTTGATGCTGCGGATGCAGACAAAAGTGTTGAATTACTCAACCAGCTTGGTGAAAAAGCATGGGCGATGGGTCAGATTCAAGACCATGCTGAATCGGTTGCAGGTGCAGACGAAAAAATTCGTGTGATCTTCGCGTAA
- the cxpE gene encoding chloramphenicol efflux transporter CxpE, with the protein MVDRTLRRILILAGIALILWVLYLLKPVVVPFVAAFLIAYLFSPLVNVLHRIGLARWLSISIVFIGIGIVVTLVMWYLVPLVWQQLMYARDSIPAGIHWINYTFLPWLSDSFNLVPMEIDTDQISSVVMDYVQTNYSADSIQAMLLKLAQSGLNFIQIGGTIVLIPIIAFYFLLDWDRMLDSLRRLIPRPYEKTTLTIVSECHSVLGAFVKGQFLVMVLLGVVYAVGLQLIGLEIGLIIGMIAGLCSIIPYLGFAVGIIAAVIATFFQFGIDWWQLVLVGIVFMVGQAVEGYILQPFLLGDKIGLSPVAVVFAVLAGAQLAGFLGMLIALPVAAVIVVLLRHIREYYEHTPFYGDRAVVMQDASTGSINIETADLDVDIEMKKPQKKPLQAEENSSKIYDPHRKDS; encoded by the coding sequence ATGGTCGATCGTACTTTACGGCGCATTCTTATACTTGCTGGTATAGCATTGATACTTTGGGTTTTATATCTGCTTAAACCAGTTGTAGTTCCTTTTGTTGCAGCTTTTCTAATTGCTTATTTATTTAGCCCCTTGGTTAATGTTTTGCACCGCATTGGGCTGGCTCGATGGCTCTCGATCAGTATCGTATTTATCGGGATTGGGATCGTGGTTACATTGGTGATGTGGTATCTGGTGCCACTGGTCTGGCAGCAGCTGATGTATGCGCGTGATAGCATTCCGGCCGGGATTCACTGGATCAATTACACGTTCCTACCTTGGCTTTCCGATAGCTTTAATCTGGTTCCGATGGAGATCGATACTGACCAGATTTCCTCAGTAGTAATGGACTATGTCCAGACCAATTATAGTGCTGACAGTATTCAGGCAATGCTGCTGAAACTGGCACAATCTGGTCTGAACTTTATCCAGATTGGTGGCACGATTGTCCTGATTCCGATTATTGCCTTTTATTTCTTGCTGGATTGGGATCGTATGTTAGACAGCTTACGCCGTCTAATTCCCCGTCCTTATGAAAAAACAACCTTAACTATTGTGAGTGAATGTCATAGTGTGTTAGGTGCCTTTGTCAAAGGTCAGTTCCTAGTCATGGTTCTGCTGGGCGTAGTCTATGCAGTGGGACTGCAACTGATTGGCCTAGAGATTGGCTTGATCATTGGGATGATTGCCGGATTGTGCAGTATCATTCCGTATCTTGGTTTTGCGGTTGGAATTATTGCCGCAGTCATTGCAACCTTTTTCCAATTTGGAATCGACTGGTGGCAACTGGTATTGGTCGGGATTGTCTTTATGGTGGGGCAGGCAGTCGAAGGTTATATTCTGCAACCGTTCTTGCTAGGTGATAAAATCGGTCTTTCTCCTGTAGCGGTAGTGTTTGCAGTTCTGGCGGGTGCACAACTGGCCGGATTTCTAGGCATGCTGATTGCCTTGCCGGTGGCTGCCGTGATTGTGGTACTACTGCGGCATATCCGTGAGTATTATGAACATACGCCATTTTATGGCGATCGGGCAGTTGTCATGCAAGATGCATCTACCGGTTCAATCAATATTGAAACAGCAGACTTGGATGTTGATATTGAAATGAAAAAGCCACAGAAAAAACCGCTGCAAGCAGAGGAGAACTCAAGTAAAATTTATGATCCTCATCGTAAAGACTCATAA
- the hda gene encoding DnaA regulatory inactivator Hda, which produces MRQLQLDIEPQLDARISDFSGPGWGHVIDAIRQLHAGLINRFYIYGGAGTGKSHLLSAICDSYLEVGKSAIQVSLLELLDAPTEAITSLDRFDLVALDDIEAISGVPHWQRAVFHLINYNNEGGGQLVFSSRFAPIELKLELPDLQSRLTQAVSTRVPSGSLYADRYALVSSVLDRRGIHLDPQIFDYLLSHGPHQTSVLLQRLEQIIQLLKGEKLKVSNANLRQIYALIDEYR; this is translated from the coding sequence ATGCGTCAATTGCAGTTAGATATAGAACCTCAGCTCGATGCCCGAATCAGTGATTTTTCAGGGCCGGGTTGGGGGCATGTCATTGATGCTATCCGGCAATTACATGCAGGCCTGATCAACCGATTTTATATCTATGGGGGAGCCGGTACAGGTAAAAGTCATTTGTTGTCTGCCATCTGTGATTCTTATCTGGAAGTGGGTAAATCTGCAATTCAGGTATCTTTGCTTGAACTTTTAGATGCACCGACTGAGGCGATTACTTCTCTAGATCGTTTTGATCTGGTAGCACTTGATGATATCGAAGCGATTAGTGGCGTACCCCATTGGCAACGCGCAGTATTTCACTTGATTAATTATAATAATGAAGGTGGTGGGCAGTTGGTGTTTTCGTCACGTTTTGCACCTATCGAACTCAAACTCGAATTGCCAGATTTACAATCCCGTCTCACGCAGGCGGTCAGTACCCGTGTTCCGAGTGGCAGTTTGTATGCTGATCGCTATGCGCTGGTTTCCTCGGTACTCGATCGTCGTGGGATCCATTTAGACCCTCAAATCTTTGACTATTTACTAAGCCATGGGCCACATCAAACTTCAGTGCTGCTTCAAAGATTAGAGCAGATTATTCAATTGCTTAAAGGGGAAAAATTGAAAGTCAGCAATGCTAATCTGCGGCAGATATATGCCTTGATTGACGAATATCGGTAA
- the rbtA gene encoding rhombotarget A, translating into MLKKSIGIALLCIAGQSYSADIIVTTTEDIEKDDKECSLREAVEYVNRGLAKSGFMGCGGENSSSTIILKEKNTYVLNQHIAIKKSLTIRAVAESDGEFSTDEKALGLHNAHIQMKGTDNLFRINSTDTLVQLNLKELDLEGCGKTSCAEQGGLIYNKGQLILEYNRLFNAAANLGGAIYNAGKFGQNLTSRAQIKNSLIENNKAQRGGILYSELPAFLIYQSVLKNNQTLDNSATNIYSAGQFADSSKDQGISGEVLSSTILKNKGVFINVLDGMGLNNLTIVDNENTALNIHAPYGRAYVANSIILRNGTQDCQIITGDKSVSQNNLLTASCGVGDAVAPNQFWNGTRLFAESSDKSEGICQTLQENNNAILCPYSVPKGQFLGYMRPRILLNYILVSESPIVNRGTGLSLANPTVACEAADQRGINRLMDNLFCDRGAVEITIPISGSLVGQDLLKGEIAKFSIESYLGDSDLIPKEQCNAIVGQNPTGEPWQDGCLKVVQTKTASKGKTIIDIHGNVVYTPDSTWHGADIFELQVVTSSTRFNKSKPYLTITTQIVQEPKNEMEDKAVKTSGGSWGGGGLLILLGLIGLRRGLKD; encoded by the coding sequence ATGCTCAAGAAGAGCATAGGCATAGCTTTGCTATGTATAGCGGGGCAGTCGTATAGTGCAGATATTATTGTAACCACTACAGAAGATATTGAAAAAGATGACAAGGAATGTTCACTTCGAGAAGCTGTTGAGTATGTTAACCGTGGCTTAGCTAAATCAGGTTTTATGGGGTGTGGTGGGGAGAACTCATCCAGTACCATTATTTTAAAAGAAAAAAATACCTATGTGTTGAACCAGCATATCGCGATTAAAAAATCTCTTACCATCCGTGCGGTCGCAGAAAGTGATGGCGAATTCAGTACGGATGAAAAAGCATTAGGCTTGCATAATGCTCATATTCAAATGAAAGGTACTGATAACCTTTTCCGGATCAACAGTACAGATACATTGGTTCAGTTAAATTTGAAAGAACTGGATCTTGAAGGCTGTGGTAAAACCAGTTGTGCTGAACAAGGTGGCCTAATTTATAATAAAGGTCAGCTAATTCTAGAATATAACCGTCTATTTAATGCTGCTGCCAACTTGGGTGGGGCAATTTATAATGCTGGCAAGTTTGGTCAGAACTTAACAAGCCGTGCACAAATTAAAAATAGTCTGATCGAAAATAATAAAGCCCAACGAGGCGGGATCCTGTATAGCGAGCTACCTGCTTTCCTCATTTATCAAAGTGTACTTAAAAATAATCAGACACTGGATAATTCCGCGACCAATATTTATAGCGCGGGACAGTTTGCTGACTCCAGTAAAGATCAAGGTATTAGTGGGGAGGTATTAAGTAGTACGATACTAAAAAATAAGGGTGTATTTATTAATGTCCTGGACGGGATGGGATTGAATAATCTCACCATAGTTGACAATGAAAATACTGCTTTAAATATCCATGCACCGTATGGAAGAGCTTATGTAGCGAATAGTATTATTTTAAGAAATGGTACACAGGATTGCCAAATTATCACTGGTGATAAGTCTGTGTCGCAAAATAATCTGCTGACAGCCTCGTGTGGTGTAGGGGATGCCGTCGCGCCGAACCAGTTTTGGAATGGTACACGACTTTTTGCTGAATCCTCAGATAAAAGTGAAGGTATTTGTCAGACCCTACAAGAAAATAATAATGCCATACTTTGTCCATATAGCGTTCCTAAAGGACAATTTCTCGGTTATATGCGCCCACGAATTTTGTTGAACTATATCCTTGTGAGTGAATCACCGATTGTGAATAGAGGCACAGGATTGAGTTTAGCAAATCCAACGGTAGCATGTGAAGCGGCAGATCAGCGCGGGATCAACCGTTTGATGGATAATCTGTTTTGTGATCGTGGTGCTGTTGAAATCACGATACCAATCTCAGGCAGTCTGGTGGGACAAGATCTGTTAAAGGGTGAAATTGCCAAGTTTTCAATTGAATCTTATCTGGGAGATAGTGATTTAATTCCAAAAGAACAGTGTAATGCCATTGTTGGTCAGAATCCGACGGGGGAGCCTTGGCAAGATGGCTGTTTGAAAGTGGTACAAACCAAAACAGCTTCCAAGGGTAAAACAATCATCGATATTCATGGCAATGTCGTTTATACCCCGGATTCTACCTGGCATGGAGCAGATATTTTCGAACTACAAGTGGTGACCTCATCGACACGGTTTAATAAAAGTAAACCTTATTTGACTATTACTACTCAAATTGTTCAGGAGCCAAAAAATGAAATGGAAGACAAAGCAGTCAAAACTTCAGGCGGCTCATGGGGTGGTGGTGGGCTACTGATTTTACTCGGATTAATAGGTTTACGCCGTGGATTAAAAGATTAA
- a CDS encoding CSLREA domain-containing protein, whose protein sequence is MKNYKKGLLAAMILSAMSLMAAEDKTIYVTTFADEDGENNNACSLREAIKTAKLDKSYGGCNVGRTLRLDGSAADVIQLEAGEYKLDKELIVESALKIYGKTPLNYASRSPITLLYPTREALKSTISGQGKTRLFNSMASQSSLEIHHLILKDGYAAINTLDKGNGGTFYVAGPLSINTSEIVNSRAAAEGGAIYSVAMNTERNIVIQDSLIQKNQASSYGSVLAMDCQGNLGTTQTNVKINSSSIVKNGSDTTNSIIDFCGYATVEIVNSTIAKNTASTTGHIVRMTNEVNRPLSKFSSLTALSNTIVENTAQSTLFYDNTGFRYFNFNILAFNQGLSCEYALNQGNPTKAQRVEFSTIRNAIQTTGSSRCVLPELDEDTTSNNLDVSNNIISSLLTNYIEPAIDNRYLGLYYPRDNQTATDLVDIGVSGCIEQDQRGIDRVIGSTLTFDPSAKNTCEIGSVEIRRLTAADITDLQNKSLVELNDFYQENIDDLEEIIADKNTPENELPGLKEELKSYQDLLKYTKQYQKYRAIYINPFILAMPQETLTNDKIQIKALNSENYEVSVKTLGVGKLIGTGNSTTVEGNPNDPNLKCEWKPDLNRIMMYRTDGKQTSSVDMEFCSYTLKDQATGVSSAGLLRAAFNNIAPIAKDDEYRLSPENNLTVMVNPLENDSDDGDGPLPSGKSAFYQDKDGKEIPIHIVKLPAGVSLKAERQGACPDTYQNQTCYGGQLTFTVKNNLSQANYSMDYAIFDADEKMSEKATILLRNTVKNTNTSSSGGGAIGMWGLLGLLGLAGYRRLRK, encoded by the coding sequence ATGAAAAATTATAAAAAAGGACTGCTTGCGGCCATGATTTTATCTGCCATGAGTTTGATGGCAGCCGAAGATAAAACGATATATGTAACTACTTTTGCTGATGAAGATGGCGAGAATAATAATGCCTGTTCTTTGCGAGAAGCCATTAAAACTGCAAAACTGGATAAATCTTATGGCGGATGTAATGTAGGACGTACGCTTCGATTGGATGGTTCAGCTGCAGATGTGATTCAGCTTGAAGCAGGCGAGTACAAATTAGATAAAGAGCTGATCGTAGAGTCAGCGCTCAAAATTTATGGGAAAACTCCGCTTAACTATGCTAGTCGTAGTCCGATTACGCTGTTATATCCAACCCGGGAGGCTTTAAAAAGTACTATTTCGGGTCAGGGGAAAACCAGATTATTTAATAGCATGGCCAGTCAATCCAGTCTGGAAATTCATCATCTGATCTTAAAGGATGGTTATGCAGCAATAAATACCTTGGATAAAGGGAATGGCGGTACTTTTTATGTAGCCGGGCCTTTAAGTATTAATACCAGTGAAATAGTAAATTCCCGAGCTGCTGCAGAAGGTGGGGCGATTTATAGTGTAGCAATGAATACGGAAAGGAATATTGTCATTCAGGATTCTTTGATTCAAAAAAATCAGGCGAGTTCATATGGTAGTGTTTTGGCAATGGACTGTCAGGGAAATTTAGGGACAACTCAAACCAATGTGAAAATTAATTCCAGTAGTATTGTTAAAAACGGTTCAGACACTACTAACAGTATTATTGATTTTTGTGGCTATGCCACAGTAGAAATTGTTAACTCTACTATTGCGAAGAATACTGCAAGTACCACAGGACATATTGTGCGTATGACGAATGAAGTTAATCGTCCGCTCAGTAAATTCTCCAGTTTAACTGCATTAAGTAATACTATTGTTGAAAATACAGCCCAATCTACTTTATTTTATGACAATACCGGTTTTAGGTATTTTAATTTCAATATTTTAGCCTTTAACCAAGGCCTGTCTTGTGAATATGCCTTAAATCAGGGAAATCCGACCAAGGCACAACGTGTTGAATTTTCTACAATTCGAAATGCAATTCAAACGACTGGGTCATCACGTTGCGTATTGCCAGAATTAGACGAAGATACTACTTCAAATAATCTTGATGTCTCTAACAATATAATCAGCAGTTTATTAACAAATTATATTGAGCCTGCTATTGATAATCGCTATTTAGGGCTGTATTACCCGCGTGATAATCAGACCGCAACGGATTTGGTAGATATCGGAGTGAGTGGCTGTATTGAACAAGACCAGCGTGGTATTGATCGTGTGATTGGATCCACATTAACATTTGATCCAAGTGCAAAAAATACTTGCGAGATCGGCTCAGTTGAAATCCGACGTTTGACTGCAGCCGATATTACGGACTTGCAAAATAAGAGTTTGGTAGAACTCAATGACTTTTATCAGGAGAATATAGATGATCTCGAAGAAATCATTGCTGATAAAAATACTCCAGAAAATGAGCTTCCTGGTTTAAAGGAAGAATTGAAAAGTTATCAGGATTTGCTTAAATATACCAAGCAATATCAGAAATATCGTGCAATCTATATTAATCCTTTTATCTTGGCTATGCCTCAAGAAACTCTAACCAATGATAAGATTCAAATTAAAGCCTTAAATTCAGAAAATTATGAGGTCAGTGTAAAAACTTTAGGTGTTGGTAAGTTAATTGGTACTGGTAATTCGACCACTGTGGAAGGAAATCCCAATGATCCAAATCTTAAATGTGAGTGGAAACCTGATTTAAACCGGATCATGATGTATCGCACTGATGGTAAGCAGACCAGTTCGGTTGATATGGAGTTCTGTAGTTATACACTTAAAGACCAGGCTACAGGTGTAAGCAGTGCTGGCCTCTTAAGAGCAGCTTTTAACAACATTGCACCAATTGCAAAAGATGATGAATATCGGCTTAGTCCAGAGAATAATCTTACAGTGATGGTAAATCCGCTTGAAAATGATAGTGATGATGGGGATGGGCCTCTACCATCAGGAAAGTCGGCTTTTTATCAAGATAAAGATGGAAAAGAGATCCCGATTCATATTGTTAAGCTGCCTGCGGGAGTTTCACTGAAGGCAGAGCGACAAGGAGCATGTCCTGATACCTATCAAAATCAGACCTGTTATGGTGGACAGCTGACATTTACTGTAAAAAATAATTTAAGCCAGGCAAATTACAGCATGGATTATGCGATTTTTGATGCTGATGAAAAAATGTCAGAAAAAGCGACAATCTTGTTACGTAATACAGTTAAAAATACGAATACGTCCTCAAGTGGTGGTGGGGCAATTGGAATGTGGGGGCTACTAGGATTATTAGGGCTTGCAGGTTATCGACGCTTAAGAAAATAA